The following are encoded together in the Zingiber officinale cultivar Zhangliang chromosome 8A, Zo_v1.1, whole genome shotgun sequence genome:
- the LOC122011677 gene encoding FCS-Like Zinc finger 8-like, with protein sequence MMLRKRSRPVQKDQSKEHFMSQKASCSPFPNAPGLLVGFTSKGSSDCGAVWSPTPAGIHGRLKCWDSSKVGLGLLDFLNDDEETKPCGKASGHSGNRNIVFSSQMRNNASTHDYGILSQPQFQSPKPHSGSSGLVTKSFNNVKNYLNSEVQPESNFQKVLGSSHRLLSTISSSEMERSEDYTCIISYGPSPKLTHIFGDCILESRIIGSTSLKKSGHKEEDSLSCSSCKEKLEEGKDIFMCSSNKALCSCVCCDQERLMEEKEKPRIFSAATPGSSDHEEILLDEMAFSFVG encoded by the exons atgATGTTGAGGAAGAGGAGCAGACCAGTTCAAAAGGATCAAAGTAAAGAGCACTTCATGTCTCAAAAGGCCTCTTGTAGCCCCTTCCCTAATGCCCCTGGCCTGCTTGTGGGATTCACCAGCAAGGGCTCTTCAGACTGTGGTGCAGTTTGGAGCCCTACACCTGCAGGCATTCATGGCAGGCTTAAATGTTGGGACAGCAGCAAGGTAGGCCTTGGCCTCCTTGATTTTCTCAATGATGATGAGGAAACCAAACCTTGTGGAAAGGCCTCAGGGCACTCTGGGAACAGGAACATTGTGTTCAGTTCACAGATGAGGAACAATGCCTCGACCCATGACTATGGTATCTTGTCACAGCCACAATTTCAATCACCGAAACCACATTCTGGTTCTTCAGGGCTTGTTACTAAGTCTTTTAACAATGTCAAGAACTACTTGAATTCAGAGGTTCAACCAGAGTCCAATTTTCAGAAGGTTTTGGGATCTTCTCATAGACTTCTTAGCACAATCTCTTCGAGTGAGATGGAGCGATCGGAGGACTACACTTGCATTATATCTTATGGTCCTAGCCCCAAACTGACTCACATTTTTGGAGATTGCATACTTGAAAGCCGCATCATAGGATCAACATCTCTTAAGAAATCTGGTCATAAAGAGGAAGATTCACTATCATGCTCTTCTTGCAAGGAGAAATTAGAAGagggaaaagacatctttatgtGTAG TAGCAACAAAGCTCTATGTAGCTGTGTTTGCTGTGACCAAGAAAGATTGATGGAAGAAAAGGAGAAACCCAGAATATTTTCAGCTGCCACTCCTGGTTCATCAGACCATGAGGAGATATTGCTTGATGAGATGGCCTTCAGCTTTGTAGGCTGA
- the LOC122010973 gene encoding uncharacterized protein LOC122010973: MAIARWFYDACIPINAVNSPFFQKAIDQIASMGHGYKAPSYYDLRVPLLREAKKDLTLLIDSFRSIWTETGCTIMGDGWKDSRQRPLINFLVYCPKGISFIKSVDTSDVETNAQNLCNLFAEIVEIVGPRNADIGQMNDVKAIVSLASTVTVFVYNHKYTLNWLRKTKGWKEIIRPGETRFATTFIALKSLHDHKDSLQALVTSGDYKKFLKIDKGKEVKQIVLDEKFWNNCLITVRIMGPLIRLLRVCDIDERPSLGYVYEGMYRAINGIKKLLKNKERFYKPYTDIINERWDRMLRKNLHAAAYYLNPAFQYDPTFSTHPEITNGLFDYIESKRVGGSSLVVMLKIYKSLQLGFWVKQLLLPDVNEIGVFLSGKLGCYNESIDKTDFWVVEETPIGELDYDELEEGLEELPIPLESSNFQQFEADGDEAEPEDVNLDLFQHRSVLVDEDDWI, from the exons ATGGCTATTGCCCGTTGGTTTTATGATGCTTGCATACCTATAAATGCTGTTAACTCTCCATTTTTTCAAAAAGCTATTGATCAAATAGCATCAATGGGTCATGGGTATAAAGCTCCATCTTATTATGATCTGCGAGTGCCTTTGTTGCGAGAAGCTAAGAAAGATTTGACTTTACTTATTGATTCATTTCGAAGTATTTGGACTGAAACTGGTTGCACTATAATGGGTGATGGGTGGAAAGATAGTAGACAAAGaccattgattaattttttagtttactGTCCTAAAGGTATATCTTTCATAAAATCTGTTGATACATCTGATGTTGAGACAAATGCACAAAATTTGTGTAATTTATTTGCTGAAATTGTTGAAATCGTTGGTCCAAGAAATGCG gatATTGGTCAAATGAATGATGTGAAAGCCATAGTATcacttgcttcaactgtgactGTATTTGTGTATAACCACAAGTACACTTTAAATTGGTTGAGAAAGACAAAAGGGTGGAAGGAGATTATTCGTCCAGGAGAAACTAGATTTGCAACTACTTTTATTGCATTAAAAAGTTTGCATGATCACAAAGATAGTTTGCAAGCTCTAGTCACCAGTGGAGATTACAAAAAGTTCTTgaaaatagacaaaggaaaagaggtCAAGCAAATTGTTTTGGATGAAAAGTTTTGGAATAATTGTTTGATTACAGTGAGGATTATGGGCCCACTTATTCGTCTTTTGCGTGTTTGTGACATTGATGAAAGACCTTCTTTGGGTTATGTCTATGAGGGCATGTATAGGGCAATTAATGGCATCAAGAAGCTCTTAAAAAACAAAGAGAGATTCTACAAGCCTTATACTGACATAATCAATGAAAGATGGGATAGAATGTTGAGAAAGAATCTTCATGCTGCTGCCTATTATTTGAATCCTGCTTTTCAATATGATCCCACATTTTCTACCCATCCAGAGATCACAAATGGTTTGTTTGATTACATAGAATCAAAG AGAGTTGGTGGAAGCTCTTTGGTTGTGATGCTCAAAATTTACAAAAGCTTGCAATTAGGATTTTGGGTCAAACAGCTTCTTCTTCCGGATGTGAACGAAATTGGAGTGTTTTTGAGC ggaaaattgggttgttacaatgaGTCCATTGATAAGACAGATTTTTGGGTGGTGGAAGAAACGCCAATAGGAGAGCTTGATTATGATGAGTTGGAAGAGGGGCTTGAAGAACTTCCAATACCTCTGGAAAGTTCGAATTTTCAACAATTTGAAG CTGATGGAGATGAAGCTGAGCCCGAGGATGTTAATTTGGACTTATTTCAACATAGAAGTGTTcttgttgatgaagatgattGGATATGA